One Podospora pseudopauciseta strain CBS 411.78 chromosome 5 map unlocalized CBS411.78m_5, whole genome shotgun sequence DNA window includes the following coding sequences:
- a CDS encoding uncharacterized protein (COG:S; EggNog:ENOG503P71W), giving the protein MAFRAMWYVVGTKKSPHGTLYMHCNVKPGASKNREGVASVGEDAVEICVAAQAREGEANKAVIKVLSEVLDLPKSNLEITQGHKSRNKTVAVIGPWVNSGEEECLKRVKEYLDKAVEES; this is encoded by the exons ATGGCCTTCCGCGCCATGTGGTACGTCGTCGGGACCAAGAAATCACCCCACGGCACCCTCTACATGCACTGCAATGTCAAGCCAGGAGCCAGCAAGAACCGCGAGGGTGTAGCTTCGGTGGGCGAAGATGCAGTGGAGATATGTGTAGCTGCACAAgcgagagagggagaggccaATAAAGCAGTCATCAAGGTTCTCAGCGAG GTTCTTGACCTTCCCAAGTCCAACCTGGAAATTACCCAGGGCCATAAATCGAGAAATAAGACTGTCGCCGTGATTGGGCCGTGGGTCAActctggcgaggaggagtgTCTCAAGCGGGTCAAGGAGTATCTGGACAAGGCTGTGGAAGAGTCCTGA
- the DAM1 gene encoding DASH complex subunit dam1 (COG:S; EggNog:ENOG503P44E; BUSCO:EOG09265J36) has product MPSDERERDRHGNRERRPRSTSRSRPTTPLRPSSRSSFRESARSSVQGDNASFPLNAFEPAFAELSDAMADLEANMMHFQLMHESLARFSESFASFLYGLNMNAFCVDFPEGPMAESFRRMRAREQEQQLQEQQQQQQSSDGFDGDPTFMTTDTSFAEPASVKKPAPKYSATGRASRVPPPSVRGTTSSTRGGTTRGGARGASSSTRGTRGTSSTARGRGRGVR; this is encoded by the exons ATGCCGTCGGACGAGAGGGAAAGAGACAGACACGGCAACAGAGAACGGCGCCCCCGTTCAACATCACGAAGCagaccaacaacccctctcCGACCCTCGTCTCGCTCCTCGTTTCGCGAATCAGCCCGATCTAGTGTCCAGGGCGATAATGCGTCCTTCCCGCTCAACGCATTTGAGCCCGCCTTTGCGGAGCTTTCCGATGCTATGGCCGACCTCGAGGCGAACATGATGCACTTCCAGCTGATGCACGAGTCTTTGGCGCGCTTTAGCGAGAGTTTTGCCAGTTTCCTCTACGGGCTCAACATGAATGCTTTCTGCGTAGACTTTCCAGAGGGGCCAATGGCGGAGAGTTtcaggaggatgagggcgcGGGAGCAGGAACAACAGTTACaagagcagcaacagcagcagcaatcaAGTGATGGCTTTGATGGGGACCCTACTTTTAT GACAACCGATACATCATTCGCCGAACCAGCGAGCGTCAAGAAGCCAGCCCCGAAATACTCTGCAACAGGTCGCGCATCCCGAGTACCACCGCCCTCAGTTAGGGGGACAACATCGTCAACGAGGGGGGGAACGACAAGAGGGGGTGCGCGTGGCGCAAGTAGTAGTACTCGAGGAACAAGGGGGACAAGTAGTACTGCCCGAGGTCGGGGCCGTGGCGTAAGATGA
- the CSR1_2 gene encoding phosphatidylinositol transfer protein csr1 (EggNog:ENOG503NTVK; COG:I) — protein MQTSLLFSVSRSASSRILLFTSKKGFGVSSAHRCIRFNQVNSSTSSSLTSLKRDLTSSPKTENSPLVQRQFQQSQPLQSSASALLLAALTVGLVYSAYYSYHKTSPKPTSHSEPLQDITPEDLTAMASELAAGRPGNLTSEQEEKLRQLWKLIFQVCRVGEENQAPAANVPQTTTTISAPPAEEEKKKSRMTSLWSRSSKANKSESDAASTTSSTAPTTAADGAPVNIQLSLGSKDGEADKYGQTKHFYETLQSYPPSAIRDTIWSMVKHDHPDALVLRFLRARKWDVEKALIMLVSTMAWRAKEMDVDGDIMKNGELEAVEKNDGISKDFLAQIRKGISYVHGCDKQGRPLCFVNVRLHKAGEQSEESLERYTVYLIETCRMLLRGGVDTAVSFFRKLETRGMGFKGGGGGLHADDEGDQTIVFDMTGFSMANMDYTPVKFMIKCFEANYPECLGTVLVHKAPWIFQGIWKVIRGWLDPVVANKVHFTNNATEMQEYIPLKHIPKDLDGQEDWSYKYVEPVTGENDKMKDTATRDELLRQRAELYKQYEEATMEWIKTADAGVKKRREEIADKMREDYWRVDPYIRARSYYDRTGVLLPGGEVDWYPGEKKNGEVKKEAVTSPDDLD, from the exons ATGCAGACCTCGCTGCTTTTTAGTGTCTCGCGGTCTGCTTCCTCCCGTATATTGTTATTCACGTCAAAAAAGGGTTTCGGTGTTTCTTCCGCGCATCGTTGCATACGATTTAACCAGGTCAACTCTTCAACGTCATCATCGCTCACCTCACTCAAACGTGACCTCACAAGCTCACCCAAGACTGAGAACTCACCTCTAGTCCAGCGGCAGTTTCAGCAaagccaacctctccagaGCTCAGCTTCAGCACTTTTACTCGCTGCCCTTACCGTCGGCTTAGTATACTCAGCTTACTACTCCTACCACAAAACCTCAcccaaacccacctctcACTCTGAACCTCTTCAAGACATCACCCCCGAAGACCTCACAGCTATGGCCTCCGAACTCGCCGCCGGCCGCCCAGGCAACCTCACttcggagcaggaggagaagctccgCCAGCTCTGGAAACTCATCTTCCAAGTGTGCCGCGTAGGCGAAGAAAACCAAGCTCCTGCTGCCAACGTCCCTCAGACAACAACCACTATTTCCGCTCCCCCagcagaggaagaaaagaaaaagtcccGTATGACCTCCCTTTGGTCCCGCTCCAGCAAGGCCAACAAATCGGAATCTGACGCCGCGTCTACAACTTCTTCTACCGCcccaaccaccgccgccgacggCGCCCCTGTCAACATCCAGCTCTCCCTCGGATCAAAGGATGGGGAGGCAGACAAGTATGGGCAAACAAAGCACTTTTACGAAACGCTCCAATCCTACCCCCCCTCCGCAATTAGGGATACCATCTGGAGCATGGTCAAGCACGACCACCCTGATGCTTTGGTTTTGCGATTTCTCCGCGCTCGTAAGTGGGATGTGGAAAAGGCGTTGATTATGCTTGTGTCGACGATGGCGTGGAGGGCGAAGGAGATGGATGTGGATGGAGATATCATGAAGAatggggagctggaggcggtggagaagaaTGATGGGATCAGCAAGGACTTTCTGGCGCAGATAAGGAAGGGGATCAGTTATGTTCACGGATGTGACAAGCAGGGGAGGCCGTTGTGTTTTGTGAATGTGAGGTTGCACAAGGCGGGGGAGCAGAGCGAGGAGAGTCTGGAGAGGTATACGGTGTATTTGATTGAGACTTGTCggatgttgttgagggggggggttgataCGGCGGTGAGTTTTTTTCGCAAGTTGGAAACaagggggatgggatttaaaggtggtggtggtgggttgcaTGCTGACGATGAAGGGGACCAGACGATTGTTTTTGACATGACGGGATTCTCGATGGCAAATATGGACTATACGCCTGTCAAGTTTATGATTAAGTGCTTTGAGGCTAATTATCCGGAATGTTTGGGGACTGTGCTGGTTCACAAAGCTCCGTGGATTTTTCAGg GCATCTGGAAAGTCATCCGCGGCTGGCTCGACCCCGTCGTCGCCAACAAGGTGCACTTTACCAATAACGCCACCGAGATGCAAGAGTACATTCCCCTCAAGCACATCCCCAAGGACCTTGACGGGCAGGAGGACTGGTCCTACAAGTATGTCGAGCCGGTGACGGGTGAGAACGACAAGATGAAGGATACTGCCACGAGAGATGAGCTGTTGAGGCAGAGGGCGGAGCTTTACAAGCAATATGAGGAGGCTACGATGGAGTGGATCAAGACTGCGGATgcgggggtgaagaagaggagggaagaGATTGCGGACAAGATGAGGGAGGATTACTGGAGGGTTGATCCGTATATTCGGGCGAGGAGTTATTATGACCGCACGGGGGTGCTGTTGccgggtggtgaggtggatTGGTAtccgggggagaagaagaatggggaggtcaagaaggaggcggtCACTTCGCCGGATGATTTGGACTAG
- a CDS encoding uncharacterized protein (EggNog:ENOG503Q4Q1), producing the protein MSTPSTMVDCYDQLESCCDIAEAWPSNLFRSKCFRHTSQSYRKRIAEVQERLFDPNPEYALVEFLEAFHGENGFHSTKCSSLVDLNRHLRINRKDPICRHVFFEAEHSRAPLDCSKEMFVFSMSFLQVMAPFVDLLLGFGQSQNRKEFHYTSFRHENYLVASKVQNFEIPRLGRSGLEIKLCYNLWSVETSVGNNSAGSFRQTALYHSFDLRSGRSLWVNISVNAEMKNRITDAASSYEELTTEALVDIQGSFSASLTTHLVAFEWCSENWRQYITKLETTLRAIINKVQRAPVGKMESTLALDTKNLLKALKAPISSSQIVESNLVTSPDLVNPGSPASPFNSTRTFTRRSTLKSAVISPLNTRASTNLTATSMQSFPGSPVRRETFSPILGCPPESSTEKKGRRIHHDQDPFDMLKDISLEKLQELNGIGADLHTAGLVMKLDSDVLRDVMRHYQSLIEAEEFPANLKACRPVLAEFSRRATSIVRALEMEQTRIATLMLLFHDGRGLFEHVLQFRNLEQSKLFNASANISQQRMEEFTEQMHKSTLNMESVTESMHVIAQKTEKDTSSMHVITIVTLLFLPGTFVAVRLGLPTLIAHAFTTLLTYSQTFFGSGLFQWDEANLEMSFPIWKGEFFKLFAKICFPLMGATITIWCFVSYLSFWRECLRACWNRLRACWNRKKLADEEQGTTAMGVAEKELKLK; encoded by the exons ATGTCTACCCCGAGCACCATGGTCGACTGTTACGACCAGCTTGAATCCTGCTGTGACATCGCAGAAGCATGGCCTTCGAACCTTTTCCGCTCAAAATGCTTTCGACACACTTCGCAGTCATATCGAAAGCGAATCGCCGAGGTGCAAGAGCGGCTTTTTGATCCCAATCCTGAATATGCCTTGGTGGAGTTCCTCGAAGCATTTCATGGGGAAAATGGCTTCCATTCAACAAAGTGCAGTAGCCTGGTTGACTTAAACCGACATCTCCGAATCAACCGTAAAGACCCGATATGTCGACATGT ATTCTTCGAAGCCGAACACTCCCGAGCACCTCTAGACTGTTCAAAAGAGATGTTTGTATTCAGCATGTCGTTTCTTCAAGTCATGGCTCCTTTTGTGGACCTCCTACTGGGCTTTGGGCAGTCGCAGAACAGGAAGGAGTTCCATTATACATCTTTCCGTCACGAGAACTATCTAGTGGCGTCAAAAGTCCAGAATTTCGAAATTCCACGGCTGGGTCGATCTGGTCTGGAGATCAAGCTCTGTTACAATCTATGGAGCGTGGAGACATCTGTTGGAAATAACTCAGCGGGTTCATTCCGACAGACAGCCCTCTATCACTCCTTCGACCTCCGGTCTGGCCGGTCACTTTGGGTAAACATCAGCGTTAATGCCGAGATGAAAAATCGGATCACCGACGCGGCCAGTTCATATGAGGAATTAACAACGGAGGCGTTGGTAGACATCCAAGGCTCTTTCTCCGCAAGTCTTACTACCCACCTTGTTGCTTTCGAGTGGTGTTCAGAGAACTGGCGTCAATATATTACCAAACTGGAAACGACTTTGCGAGCAATAATCAACAAGGTCCAGCGTGCTCCCGTCGGGAAAATGGAGAGCACTCTTGCGCTGGATACCAAAAATCTTCTCAAGGCACTCAAGGCCCCTATAAGCTCTTCCCAAATAGTCGAGTCGAACTTGGTCACTTCCCCCGATCTTGTCAACCCAGGaagcccagccagccccttCAATTCCACGCGAACCTTCACTCGGCGTAGTACATTGAAGTCAGCAGTTATCAGTCCGCTGAACACAAGAGCGTCTACTAATTTGACTGCAACAAGTATGCAGTCCTTCCCGGGTTCCCCTGTCCGGCGAGAAACATTCTCGCCCATACTTGGTTGCCCACCGGAATCATCAACTGAGAAGAAGGGCCGAAGAATCCACCATGATCAAGATCCGTTTGACATGTTGAAAGACATTTCACTTGAGAAGTTACAAGAGCTCAACGGAATTGGAGCGGATCTGCATACTGCTGGCCTCGTGATGAAGTTGGACTCCGATGTTCTTCGTGATGTAATGAGACATTACCAAAGCCTCATTGAAGCGGAAGAGTTTCCAGCGAACCTCAAGGCTTGTAGGCCAGTACTTGCTGAGTTCTCTCGACGCGCCACGTCGATTGTGAGAGCCCTAGAGATGGAGCAGACACGGATTGCAACGCTGATGCTCCTCTTCCATGATGGCAGGGGACTG TTTGAACATGTCCTCCAGTTTCGCAACCTGGAACAGAGCAAGCTCTTTAATGCGAGTGCCAATATAAGCCAACAGCGGATGGAGGAATTCACGGAGCAAATGCACAAGTCGACACTCAATATGGAGTCAGTGACCGAAAGCATGCACGTAATAGCGCAGAAGACAGAGAAGGACACATCTTCAATGCATGTTATCACTATTGTCACCCTTCTCTTCCTACCTGGAACCTTCGTTGCCGTAAGACTCGGCCTGCCGACTTTGATCGCCCATGCATTCACGACTTTACTAACATACAGCCAGACATTCTTCGGCAGCGGTTTATTCCAGTGGGATGAAGCGAATCTGGAAATGAGCTTTCCAATCTGGAAAGGGGAATTCTTCAAACTGTTTGCCAAGATATGCTTCCCCCTCATGGGCGCTACTATCACCATTTGGTGTTTCGTTTCCTATCTGTCTTTTTGGAGGGAGTGCTTGCGAGCATGCTGGAACAGACTGAGAGCATGTTGGAACAGAAAGAAGCTTGCGGACGAAGAGCAAGGAACAACCGCAATGGGTGTTGCGGAGAAGGAATTGAAGCTAAAATAG
- a CDS encoding uncharacterized protein (COG:H; EggNog:ENOG50KOG0660) → MARWLDPFIGFQEEVPSLCSRGINGFGQEESYIPYQALEKYWDPDKINEVLNSRKGELQNLDVETIQTSFLRIFSILVFSTKHNAFRISYLSKFINNHIDDHNLPLLRGQHPHSGPAMAVFSTGEEGLAAWEAFDKHQFMFNPFMLETKCRHNHPLAERCIVPWKRVGELSRSKNNSTVVEKFKINSDSELRQLVETIAVKKICLRHDDEDLTREAEETFSNELVAYIGLKNNSLQEDASRYFLRYYGSFRQGGWGYVLLEYADKGSLTEFYARNNMPYYPWQVYNVWKAMLNLLRGLELLHHFNNHKACPAVRGIHQDLKPSNIFVFEDREDLTEDKPPYKHKYIFKIGDFGLSSMRLRQTLHPDNKGTKMYGAPEITTPTAELRHLDGGATYKVDIWSMGCIYFEMLIWINSGEAGRDECLIKRLKEGGPDGAFHNRGKELAALKEMLELTLSCKRQCDDLTQPIAERIMLSMLCIDPCDRSKAKQLIREFQAILEKTAGGDNARNGPTPRTALTGTRTQPSHNTRGKAAHLSNAQPRAIYGTHPSGSPDLMTGYPSRVAANDHNKSEDGEDFGKAGHSLGPPLGPVQEPPAHRVHPSAAYRGDIPTSNSRAPPRSHPTRVSSHGVPHSNQHNLEDVVVPLFGGQRPPSSALSPTNNQGLKQAFFVTQRPLSVDSRRAADRHLGSIETMVGFQPAYSQPDTTSPVYSPRSTRQGKLPASRPSSDPTARRGEQDGPFVWDILVHKESSKKRKWPRRSFEHLLGQADALKYQQGREQIFIVDDSESMWKYWKSVVDTFEALSYLVKACDPDGIELYLISEPQKKKANKNSTTDLVKILRELKQPTKQNSNIESSFSRILENVRVTISDTASNSSRVSIFRPQSGAGISIYFFTDGVWDDDDKQGNPNIAHPIQNLIRKMQQNNHDRTKIMIQFIQFGNDPAGTRRLRYLDNGLKSELDEFDIVDRKPWNSNVWKILIGSLNRKNDKDSDEEEQDVFHNAQEGDRLGIQDNSVASSSPLQTTWLPPRQTTRVSSNSQTHPTNCPFGTGRGECICR, encoded by the exons ATGGCCAGGTGGTTGGACCCATTCATCGGCTTCCAGGAAGAGGTCCCATCGCTCTGCTCACGGGGCATCAATGGCTTTGGCCAGGAAGAGAGCTATATCCCTTACCAGGCGTTGGAAAAGTATTGGGATCCCGACAAGATCAACGAGGTGCTCAATTCCCGCAAAGGCGAGTTGCAAAACCTCGATGTCGAAACTATCCAGACAAGCTTTCTCCGCATCTTCTCCATCCTGGTTTTCAGTACGAAACATAACGCCTTCAGGATCAGCTATCTTTCCAAATTCATCAACAATCATATTGACGACCACAATCTGCCCCTATTGCGGGGTCAGCATCCTCACTCTGGCCCTGCCATGGCTGTCTTTTCCACCGGAGAGGAAGGTCTCGCAGCATGGGAGGCGTTTGACAAGCACCAATTCATGTTCAACCCCTTTATGCTGGAGACAAAGTGCCGACACAACCATCCCCTGGCCGAGCGGTGTATCGTTCCATGGAAACGCGTCGGTGAACTATCCAGGTCGAAAAACAACTCCACCGTCGTTGAGAAATTCAAGATCAACTCGGACAGCGAGTTGCGTCAATTGGTG GAAACCATTGCCGTGAAGAAGATTTGCCTACGacacgacgacgaggacctCACACGCGAAGCCGAGGAAACGTTCTCAAACGAGCTGGTGGCATACATTGGGTTGAAGAACAACTCATTGCAAGAGGATGCATCGCGATATTTCCTCCGATATTACGGCTCGTTCAGGcaggggggttggggctaTGTGCTCCTTGAATACGCCGACAAAGGAAGCTTGACGGAATTCTACGCTAGGAACAATATGCCCTACTACCCCTGGCAGGTGTACAATGTATGGAAAGCCATGCTGAATCTTCTCAGAGGCCTAGAGCTCCTTCACCATTTTAACAATCACAAGGCCTGCCCTGCTGTGCGAGGCATCCATCAAGATCTCAAACCGTCCAATATCTTTGTGTTCGAGGACCGCGAAGACCTCACCGAAGACAAGCCGCCCTACAAGCACAAGTACATCTTCAAGATTGGCGACTTCGGGTTGAGCAGCATGCGCCTAAGGCAGACTCTCCATCCAGACAACAAAGGGACCAAGATGTACGGGGCACCAGAGATCACCACACCCACGGCTGAACTTCGCCATTTAGATGGCGGTGCAACTTATAAGGTAGACATCTGGTCAATGGGGTGTATCTACTTCGAAATGCTCATTTGGATCAACTCCGGCGAGGCGGGGCGAGACGAGTGTCTGATCAAACGTCTCAAAGAGGGCGGCCCTGATGGGGCATTTCACAACCGGGGAAAAGAGCTTGCCGCCCTCAAGGAGATGTTGGAGCTAACGCTCTCCTGCAAACGGCAATGTGACGACCTTACCCAGCCTATAGCTGAACGAATCATGCTGTCAATGCTATGCATTGACCCTTGTGACAGATCGAAAGCCAAACAGCTTATACGAGAGTTTCAGGCGATTCTAGAAAAGACTGCTGGAGGAGACAACGCCCGCAATGGTCCGACACCACGTACGGCTCTTACAGGTACCCGCACTCAACCCAGTCACAACACGCGTGGCAAAGCAGCCCATTTATCCAACGCTCAACCGCGCGCTATCTACGGTACTCATCCTTCGGGCTCACCCGATCTCATGACAGGGTATCCTTCACGTGTTGCAGCAAACGATCACAACAAAAGCGAAGACGGCGAGGACTTTGGCAAGGCAGGCCATTCTCTTGGGCCACCGCTAGGGCCAGTACAAGAACCGCCCGCTCATCGCGTCCATCCTTCTGCCGCATATCGTGGCGACATCCCTACCTCTAACTCACGGGCTCCGCCTAGGAGCCACCCTACCCGGGTCAGTTCACATGGTGTGCCACACTCCAATCAACACAACCTTGAAGATGTTGTTGTTCCCTTATTTGGCGGACAGCgccctccatcatctgctCTTTCACCTACGAACAACCAAGGTCTAAAGCAGGCATTCTTTGTCACACAGCGGCCGTTGTCAGTCGATTCCAGAAGGGCAGCTGATAGGCATTTAGGTTCCATAGAAACCATGGTGGGTTTTCAGCCTGCCTACTCTCAGCCCGATACAACCTCGCCTGTTTACAGCCCCAGGTCAACCCGACAGGGGAAGTTGCCTGCCTCGAGACCAAGCAGTGATCCAACCGCCAGGCGTGGGGAACAGGATGGTCCTTTCGTCTGGGATATTCTTGTTCACAAAGAAAGtagcaagaagaggaaatgGCCACGTAGATCATTTGAACACTTGCTGGGACAAGCCGACGCTCTGAAGTATCAGCAAGGCAGAGAACAG ATATTCATCGTCGATGACTCCGAAAGCATGTGGAAGTACTGGAAAAGTGTTGTGGATACTTTCGAGGCGCTGTCCTACCTAGTCAAGGCGTGTGATCCCGACGGCATTGAGCTCTATCTCATCTCGGAACcacagaagaagaaggcgaacAAGAACTCAACTACCGACCTTGTAAAAATTTTAAGAGAACTTAAACAGCCCACCAAGCAGAACAGCAACATCGAGTCGAGCTTCAGTCGTATCTTGGAGAACGTTAGGGTGACGATCTCGGACACGGCGAGCAATTCAAGCCGTGTGTCGATTTTCAGACCCCAATCTGGAGCTGGAATCAGCATCTATTTTTTTACCGATGGTGTGTgggacgatgacgacaagCAGGGGAACCCAAACATTGCTCACCCGATCCAAAATTTGATACGAAAAATGCAGCAAAATAACCACGACCGAACCAAAATCATGATACAATTTATCCAGTTCGGCAACGACCCAGCTGGAACCAGGCGCCTGAGGTATCTTGACAACGGGCTCAAGTCAGAGCTGGATGAGTT TGACATCGTCGACCGCAAACCATGGAACAGCAATGTCTGGAAAATACTGATCGGAAGCCTCAATCGCAAAAATGACAAGGACAgcgatgaagaagaacaggaCGTATTCCACAACGCACAAGAGGGTGACAGATTGGGTATCCAGGACAACAGTGTGGCGAGCTCCTCGCCCTTACAAACCACGTGGTTGCCTCCGAGACAGACCACCCGGGTCTCCTCGAACTCCCAGACGCATCCCACGAATTGTCCATTCGGAACTGGACGAGGCGAGTGTATATGCCGTTAG